Genomic window (Dyadobacter fanqingshengii):
AAAATCATTGGTATAACTACGAGTTTGCCCGTGATGAAAATCAATTCAGACTTGGGTTACGAGCCGGTAACATTTAGTGAGTTGCCTGCGGATGATGCTTTCTGGAAAGGATGCGCGAGCTGTGTCAATTATGATGTGTTGACACGGACCGGCAGAAAACATTGCTTGTGCACCGGAATGATGTACAATCCTGAGGATAAGAAAAAAGAAGAAGTTGCTGTTGCTACGGGTGTAGAGCCGGAGAAACATTCCTGGGATTTTCTGAAAGAATCCAGCTTGTACGAGCGCTGGATGCGTATTAAGCAACGCATTTTGTTGCGAAGGGAAGAACGCGCCAGAAAGAAAAACGCCGGGTCCGTGCTCGTACATTAAAGCACCGCATTTATTTACAGATTTATATATCTTTTAAATACCTCGCCCGGCAGCCCTTTTTTGGCCCAGAGCGAGGTATTTTTTTGTTACTTTTGTACTCCAATTTAAGCATTTAGTCAGAATCA
Coding sequences:
- a CDS encoding GNAT family N-acetyltransferase; translated protein: MKNTEVVGSKFIVQTANENHLHFAEIICAEMEESAKKRGTGIAKRSPVYIMEKMVEGKAIIATTDSGIWVGFCYIETWEHGKFVANSGLIVHPDFRNSGMAKAIKQKAFELSRQKYPDAKIIGITTSLPVMKINSDLGYEPVTFSELPADDAFWKGCASCVNYDVLTRTGRKHCLCTGMMYNPEDKKKEEVAVATGVEPEKHSWDFLKESSLYERWMRIKQRILLRREERARKKNAGSVLVH